acgCGTAGCGCGCAgcacatttttcttggggcccggatatccattgtttccgacagttcatagatttgttcaatcagagtgtgattttgctctgtagttttgcttcattcagtatatgagaacacaagagacagaatgtcagggtcatagtgacatttttatgctcattttgacactatcactgagataaagatgaactagttcagtgtcaaatataccattcaatggaaacaaatataataataatctatattaatgcaaagaatagagagatgttcttgtatttcgaatttgctcgttcacactcgctcacttgagacagtttctaacttacCTTTCATTTGGCTCAAGTAAAgctaaatgtaagcaggtaacactcgttaacaactaccgacagccacatgctgtaactacctggacttacaggtcgagaccctagatatgctgctataggtttataggctgctgggggatgttttaggatacactgagcacctatctcctcttctctctctccttatggatgaatttacatctctccattgcaccttattaactctgcttcctccccggagtcgttgtgacttcacgtctcatagggtccattggacctggaggtgtctgatgcctggtgagccggcctcctgccttggccctgctgatcgccccaccccccctcctctctactttcttctgtttcattgattggagtttgattcatacattgtcatattcatgtaatgtgtttatgtaactctgtaaatgctgttcattctgtacacatgacatctattgcatctgtccatccggggagagggatcctcctctgttgctctcctgaaggtttcttccctttttcccctgtgaaaggtttttttctatttcttgggagtttttcctgacccaatgtgaggtcctgggacagggatgttgtatgtgtacagattgtaaagccatctgaggcaaatttgtaatttgtgatagtGGGCAGGTAAcactgaatgtaagcaggtaacactcgttaacaactaccgacagccacattctgtaactacctggacttacaggtcacttcgtgcatcatttactttgaggtaacctcattggctgtaatcctggATGTCATTGACGAGAGACGttacttggcagagtgagagagtcagcgcagcagcctccccaaggtcctagtgcccggggATTATATCgttaagtatgatgatgggcttttggattgtaatttgaagggggagaaaacatacaaaccagaacgcacgcacatatgtagcatgttagagtcCATGTCAGAcacaatagtttaatttaataacataaaaaaacttttaaagccAATAATGCCAAATTATTTGGGGGGGCTGAAgatcatttttttggggggggggcttaggcctaacgacgcccctgcTTGGAAGTATGCTCATTTTTATAATATCTATCCGTGAACTGAAATCTGGTGGGAGAACAGCCCATCTCTCCATATCACTCTTAATGTCCTGATCTACTTTAGTATAATTGACTTTATATAGATCCTCAATACTTTTTGTTATAGTTACCCCGAGGTATGTCATTCTTTTAGAACTCCAATTTAAAATAAGTGTTTGTTGTATAGTTGCGGATGGTTTGAATTTATAGAGAAGACGCTGGACGTATCAAGTTGGTTGATTAATATAGACAGGCGTTTGTCAGGGTCGTCTAGGTAACAGATAATGTCATCTACAAAAAGCCTAATGTACTTATGTGTGTAAAGGTGAGTAGCTTGATTTGCTACGTCATCAATGCTACGTTCATCAAGAGTTTCATTTCTGGTTCCATGAACATTTCGGTCCTAATATTTTGCTATTGTGAATAACTGTTAAAATGTTACTGATGCAACTAAATGCTACTTAGATGTGTAgcagttattgttattttattttggttaaCTGAGCCAACAGACCATATAATAGTAAGTAGACTAAGTGTTGACATTGGGAAGGAGACAAAATGTgtgattgtattattttttaaagtcttttccCTTTTTGAGATACAGTATAATAATGCATCACTGATGtcaattacatttgttttgaatattgGAAATAAATTGGGATTCTGCTGAGCGAGGCTAAATGAACGGGAGTGAAGTTGCCCTGTCCCATTTGTTTGTCCTGTTTGCAGGAACTATAATCTGTTGTTAGCAGATGTGGATTGTATAGCGATCCTGGCATGTATACAGTGTTAACCCGAATATAATAATGGAGGAATAAGACAACATGGGGCATCACTTTAGTTTCAGTGGAACTCTGTAATCcaaaagtaaaactttattGTCACGTCAACTTGTCAACTTGTCAACTTGTCAACTTCAGCACCTCTAATTGGCTGTTCTATTTGTACATCAAACAGTAACTGAATTTGATGGACAATACGAAATGACAATATgtcaatacaaaaatataatataattgagAACACATTTCCTTGTGTATGTTAACACCCCCACTTCTCACACTGTtatcttcaaaacaaacaaaaacatcataACAAGGTTTTGTCCCTtttcatcatttacattttcctACACATGGTTAATCCCCAAACATAAACTTTTCAAACTTATTCAACTTAAACTTTGTTGCAGGTTTTGTCATCACGTTGGCAACCATCTGGTCTGCTGGGCAATAGTTCAAACTTATTCTCCCACCTTTCACAGTTGACCATATGAAATGATACTTGATGTCAACATTTTTACACCTCTGTCTTCTTACAGGGTTCTTTGCTAAAGCTATTGCACCTTGGTTATCCTCATAAACCTTAGGTAGTGCGTATTGACATCCGTCAATGACCTCTAGTAGTTGAACTACGTACATACACTCTTGTGTAGTTGTGGCTAACGCCATATATTCTGCCTCACAAATTTCTCACTGGCACAAtaggaaatgtttattttttaaagttagaTAGACATATCAACATTTTAAGATTACCCACATTGTcccacatttgtgtttttaggatCTGGTCAACCTGATGACAAGCCACAACATCTGCTGTAAAAAGGGCCTATTGTCACTGAGAACTGCACTAACATAGACATCTTAGGAGAACTTGGCAATAAAACGTTGtactttctcttttaaaaagatTTATGACGCTGTTCCCATTTTGGGAAACCTGCCACTACCGTTCCAGAAAGCCTTTAAAATGTTCAAGGTATGTCTTGAAGCGTTCCTTTCACAGTCTGGCAAACAACCATTAAACCTTGTTTTATTACAGCGATAATGGCCTCAGGGTTCAATTGATGTTAAGTCAGAAGGAAAActcttaacaaaaaaaaggtcctgaGCTTCtgatgcagacacacagcacTTTCTTATTTACgtttttgtttgtatatttataaatcGTGTATCTTTatacactttaaaaatataaattaaataaaaacatctgtttgcTCTTCAcaccttgtgtttttgttcactgTAGCATAATTCATGCATCATAGCTTCAATGAAGAATTTAAAACTATGCTGAATGATAACGtaggacatttttatttgatgttagTATTTGTGTATGAAGTGGCATTAAACTTACTGGTGACATTACTCATTTATTGTCTCCCTTTGGGTCACAATACATTCTATAAAACGTGTAAACTATCACCACAGtaagagctttagcctcatacgggtccattaaactattaaactTTCCTAAAAGTATAAATGCGCATCCATCCGTAACAAGATCCATACAGTGAGAAAGAATTTTCTTTTGATAGTCATTGATTtagttacatttcttttctttaagtGTACATAGTTTTGGGGGTTTGTTggtatatttattaaaaatggatAACCCTGAGCACCTGCGGTTAAATATAGGAGtgggcaggtacaggaccagcatgcactggggtcatctatgttttattttaccagagcagaggaagaagcaATAAGACTTCCTTTGTCCTTTTGTTTGAATTTGCTAAATAAAGTCACCAGATGGTCGCTTGACATGAAGGATTTTACTTCCTGCTTGGCTCTTTACGTCTTGCTGGGTTTCTCTGAAGTAGTCTCTTGTGGCTTTAGTGGTGACATCTTTCCCACTAGTTACACATGTTAGAATTGGGGAGAGACATtataaatgttttgttatttacTCCTGATTCTgggattgtttgtttattaaaataagGTGTATAGCACCAAAACAATGTCTGAAACAGACCATTTAGAATTTATTCAATACAGTAACTGACTATGAGGTGTAAATTAGCTTTAAATTATTCCAGTTGCATTCAACTCAGAGGGATTTGAGATTACCTTTACACATTTTAGGAAGTCAGCTCTTTATGTTGTAAGTGTGTGGCCCTTAAAAGGACCTTTGGTTGTTTGATGCTAGTCAGAGTTTAACCCCCGAATCCGTAGAGAGTGCGTCCCTGTCTCTTCAGAGCATACACCACATCCATGGCGGTCACCGTCTTCCTCTTGGCGTGCTCGGTGTAGGTGACGGCATCACGGATCACGTTCTCCAGGAAGACCTTCAGCACTCCGCGGGTCTCCTCGTAGATCAGACCGGAGATACGCTTCACTCCACCGCGGCGAGCCAGACGGCGGATAGCGGGCTTGGTGATTCCCTGGATGTTATCACGGAGGACTTTGCGGTGACGCTTAGCGCCTCCTTTACCGagtccttttcctcctttgcCTCTTCCGCTCATCTTCACTGGTCAAAGTGTTTCAACGGGGTGAAGAACCACGAGGAgttcacacatatttatatcctGTCTGAGGAACGTGATAGAAGACACGAGGCTGTTCTTCTTCGTGGGCTTTCATGAAGGTTGATGATGAGACTCTTTGGTGATTTAGCTGCCACCTACTGATCAAAAACATTAATCAGGGACATATTGTCTCCCACTGCTTGTTGACAAGCTGACCAGTTTTGTACtcaaacatttactttataATTACTTTAGTACAATGTCGAGGACGATCACGATGTGACTATGTAGAGAAATCAGCAGATACCGATTTAATAATCGGGATCTCATCGGAtcttagtcttttttttctctcactgtatttatttatatatattcatattgtaaTTAATCATGAAGTCGGGAATCATTTACATAATGTGGTTTAGCTTAATTTCTGGTCTGTGGGTTCCAATGTaacaaaatatatgaaaatcaAACCGGAGTCATAAGCACATTATATGTTTGACACCTGACTCGTGATAAGATAAAGTTGAACATCTGTGAATTCAGTCTAATTTGATACAAATGTGACTCAAACGAGGTAAACAACGCCGGAACCAGGAGAACAATTAACACGTGTATAGTTCTGTCAGCTCCATCAACTTGTGAAGATAGATGTATATAGGTATGGACACTGGGGACGCTGTTCTCTATGACGCCTCATTTACGGAATCTCTCGTTTCAAGTGTTCATTACAAGTGAAGATCAATACATCTTTAGCAGGTGTAGGATTGTTGCATTTCTGAAACAATGTATCTTTGAAATACAACTGTTTCAACACATTGTATCCATAATGGCATAGAAGAAGAAAGCATGGGATTTAACTTGCCACTCTCAACACAGTGAATAATCGATGTGCTTAGTCTCAAAGTGGCTCATAACATTATATTTTGCCAGCATCAGGAATTGGTCTTTAAAAGAAGTGtgtggctcttaaaagagccgttgtGGTGTTGGTCTCCAGCAGGTTTACTTGGAGCTGGTGTACTTGGTCACGGCCTTGGTTCCCTCAGACACCGCGTGCTTCGCCAGCTCGCCGGGCAGCAGCAGGCGGACAGCGGTCTGGATCTCCctggaagtgatggtggagcgCTTGTTGTAGTGAGCCAGACGAGAGGCCTCACCGGCGATGCGCTCAAAGATGTCGCTCACGAAGCAGTTCATGATGCCCATGGCCTTGGAGGAGATACCGGTATCGGGGTGGACCTGCTTCATCACCTTGTACACGTAGATGGCGTAGCTCTCCTTCCTggactttctcctcttcttgccgGTCTTGCTGACGGTCTTAGAGACGGCTTTCTTGGAGCCCTTCTTGGGCGCTTTGACGGGGGGATCAGGCATGACTGTTAGATTCTTCGGTGTCGGAAGATATCTCCAGAAGCTCAGGACGGTGAATATATATCAACTCGATGTAAATGAGGCTGTGCTGTTGCCCGCACACGATTGGCTGTCTGCTGAGCGTGACTGAGCATGCGCAAAAGACGTACATGTTTCTGGGAACAGATGTATTTAGTGTTTCAGTGACTAAGTTACTGTAAGTGATACAGTTGTAAACCTGTATGTTTTATAACTTTGTATAAATCTAGAGGGAACAAATGGCCAGACCCACAAATAAGCCCTAAtctgtctgttcttttttttttctgagtatttgtatttatattagtattaataatTGACCTTTTAAATACTgacctattttctaggtttctgctcgaaataacatacccaaactaaaaagggtgtatctctgcaaccacaaaggctatttgaataatgttggtgttataataaaggcaacccatgtgtgcttttgttcagatttgtacatattagtatatgtgttactggttaagagtaaataaagacagCAAAATTTGAATTTCGcctaaaaaaaaagcactttcaggatgattatctcttggaaggatgcagagcaaaggtaaaaaaaaaaccatagagatcatagcacaatatgggaccagtctctctgcaatgtttgacaaagttagagaggttttattaattaggcgaaatgggcatttggacAATTTGAATTTtgtcatgtaccaaaccatatatttcacgtgtatattacttatggtgttcaatacatccaaacacagcagtctttgttgattagaagaagaacaaatatttttttccaaaaaaagccaaagataagcaacatttgtgactgtaagcgctaaagcgattcatgttgctgtgttctttggctcatatctcggtgatgctttggtgcagaagtaTTTTCtgaagatgtttagaatctgtgttaaatcctcttgctttttgctatctggctttttctgatagcaccgagctacgggttgctagttctgAAAACGTGTTGAAtgggctgagtcctgacaaaatgatgattaggatatttgaataattctttcagttggtatttgagttgtgtggaaatggcttactgattattgtagcccaggttctcttgtttaatttgatatataacatcaatatgtttgctcatgtttattttaaGGTTTTaaacagtctaactataatgtgtaaatcggccatggtttttaaaagctttaaagaaaaaaatctgtttcactgaacaaaagaaaacGCAACAAAACGTCATAAAtgacaaaaggacaaaaagaggagaacaaaagtagaatagaaaaaaaatagaaaagacagacataagtagaaaatatatagtaaatTAATAGGGGGTCATCAATCGCTCTTTACAATCAGGTCAGCTGAGAACATTACTCATCTTTTCCCTCAGTCCATTTTCCCCAGCGTTGTTCATGGGACCCTGCTTTGATCCAAAGGAAGAATCCATTTTTCCATATATAGAGTATATTTATTCTACAATGTCCAGCCACAGTCCAGAACCTAAATAACACTTAATTATATAATGCAGAGAGCATATGACACAAAGAAGAGGGAACCAGCAAGTGTCCATGCTTGTgaatagatttttaaaaacagtattTCTGTTGATTGTATTATTGATGAATTGATCAATCTTTTCAGCACTGATCAATTGCATCATCTGTGGAGAAAGACTCCACTCGACATCAAAGGTCTTGTAGATTGGAGGCTGTCTACCTCTGTTAAGGGTTTCCAATGTTCTTTTTGGGGATCAGCAATTTATAATAGGTATGCCAATGCACATATTTACACGGTATATCCTAGATGGATAGATTGTGCTGTGACATGGAgtatatgttgttttctttcttttaatttgaggcaaagtatttctttaatgaagctttttttttaagcattaaaatatatattttaaatgttttttcttttgacattgtcCCTGGTCACCACCCAGCAGCACCTGTGCTGCCCTCACACGGTGTCGCTGATTGAGCCCACTGCGAGGAGCGCATGTCAGCTTTTGACGCCAAGATCAACAACGAGAACATGACAACGAGCCTCCAGCGTCTAAAGAAATGAACCAGGACCTGGCCATGTGTCAAGTCTGCTGCCCCCTGGAGGCACACTTGCGCCAGTACAACGTGCTGCTGAAACTCAACGACGGTGACACCCTACGGTGAGTGCATGGAAGCACAAGCTTCATCAAGCTGGTCAAAGGAGCCTCCTACCTCGCCAGCTGCCTCCTGCACCGATACTTCAATCAGGTCAGAGACGGTTTCCTTTATTAATGAATGACACTGAAAACCTTTTGCTTACCACTTGTCAAAAGAGATTTAACTTATCTGGATGTGTTATCTGGATGTGCTCTTTGACTTTGGGAATATGAGAAAATATTTCCACCATGTTTTTGggaataacattttataaatcaGGCTTTAAATGATAAATGGACAAACCCCTCTGGAAAAACCATCACAATATAGAAaggaatgaaactggaaagtTTGATGTACGTgctgctgaagtggagatttgTATGTGAATATAGAAAAGATAATATCACCacgaaacttccccagttgattacatACTTTAGGACAATTATTTAGCATTAAGAGTTTTCTAAAATTAGATGTTTGAACATGCAAATGAGACATTATCTAATACAAATGTTTGGGGAATTTAGGGAAgatctaaaaatacaaatggaCAAAGAGCACTAAGCTCTTAAACTtgagtatttcatttgtattcttctttaCTCCACTGCTTGTCAGAGGAGTATAAGTATAAACCccttactccactacattttttttgcaataataatccatacatattctatattatattatattatatgtatatatgttaataatatattatattatgaccacaaaaaaaaaagatttattttttcaccacTGTGTTTATTCTAAACTGTTTTAAAATACTTGGTTGATGATTATTACTTATTTCCTAAATTTTACATTGCTGTGATTCCAGTAGACTCTGTACCAACTGAACAgtataaaacagacacaataaacCATGGTAGTATACAGTGAGAAAAACGTGAGTGAATGATTTCAGATAGACTTctaatgtacaaatatatagaaACTTCAGCTGTTTTTGTTAATGGTCATCAATTGTATGACATGTATCTGGTGTTCATTTCTAGTCCCCCATTCTCTCCACAGAGTGAGTTTGTGTCTGCCCACACGGCTCTGAAAGGAATGCACTTGTACAGCCACCTCCAGGCCGAGGACGGTCACTGGGCCGGGGACTACGGCGGacctctcttcctgctcctaGGTAGCCaaatcatcctcctccatgttcttATATTTGAAATAAGGGATACGTTTGATTTAAAGTTGAAATTAAAAgactaaatgcatttttaaacattgaTTATCACATCCACAGGTATATTGTGCACCTAGTCAATTCAACAATACATCCCAAACAGTTTTACAAAAGAATCTGTCTGTACATATGTATTCTAGTAACAACCAATATCAACCACTAATATCATGACATCCATCCTTCAAACAATATGCAACTTTAAGCAACAAGGGAGGTGTGAGTGGAGTCCTCTGTTGCTCAGTACTGTGCTAAGTACGCCCACTTTGTagcggtccaatcaaatgcaaaggatAAGAttgaaatatttattgtaaCTGTACTCTGCTCCCATTATTCTCTTCCATTGGATTATACTCCCAACACAGAAGTCACTGggattttaaagtgtgtgtgtgtgtgtgtgtgtgtgtgtgtgtgtgtgtgtgtgtgtgtgtgtgtgtgtgtgttggtaggATTGGAGGGAAAGTGGCCAACACTAGCATCATCTCTAATCTCCTGGACTCCGACTGTGAAGAAGAGAACAGAAAGGTGATTGCGAGTCGCAAGCGATGCCTCAGCAGCTTTCTGCCTGATGATGACCACCGACCGGAAGAGGTAAGCGTTTGCTGTGACAGACAGTGTCAGTTATGATTCAGCCTCCTGTTTTGTCTGTCGCTGTTTAGACACCGTCTCATGTGTCCTCAGAGAGGAGCAGCTATAGATTCAGCAGACTTCGGTGGCATAAACAACGATGAAATGCTGGCAGCCGTGCTGGAGATGAGTCGTCAAGAGGCCAGGCTCTCGGCTCAACCCCTCCTGGAGGATGAGCCGACCAGCAGCCCAGACACGAGCTTTGGAGACTCAGATGCCCATGACCTGGCCTATCATACAGATCTGCTGGAAACGGACAGCAAACAGCCTTCAGGTAGTCCAACCTCCTTTTGGTTAAGACATTCGGGAAATGGGGTTGATATCGGGGGcagtcctgtttttattttgtgtttttcaaatcaAACGCAGTATAATAGAGCGGTAGTGTGAATGTTGCATTGTAAAATGTGTTGCGATGACTAGTACTGCATATGTCGAttgtcactaaaattaatgtggaatcggtgtgtacttatgccaagacaatgtcggacaccgtagttttctctggccctctccccaatctgatcaatgatgacatgtatagtcgcatgt
Above is a genomic segment from Cyclopterus lumpus isolate fCycLum1 chromosome 6, fCycLum1.pri, whole genome shotgun sequence containing:
- the LOC117732168 gene encoding histone H4, giving the protein MSGRGKGGKGLGKGGAKRHRKVLRDNIQGITKPAIRRLARRGGVKRISGLIYEETRGVLKVFLENVIRDAVTYTEHAKRKTVTAMDVVYALKRQGRTLYGFGG
- the LOC117732165 gene encoding histone H2B-like yields the protein MPDPPVKAPKKGSKKAVSKTVSKTGKKRRKSRKESYAIYVYKVMKQVHPDTGISSKAMGIMNCFVSDIFERIAGEASRLAHYNKRSTITSREIQTAVRLLLPGELAKHAVSEGTKAVTKYTSSK